The window TGCAGGGAGGCACCAGGTGCTCTGGGAAAGCAGAGGAGTTGGAGCTTCCCGGAGGAGGCTGCACCTGAGCAGGTGAAGCAGGTGGAGAGAGGcgcctgggcagagggaacagcgttTGTAAAGCAAAAGGCTGTGGGCGAGTGTAGCAAATCTGAAGATCTGGTGCTTGCCGTGGTCAGAGAGGCAGTTATGGGATGGGAGTGGGGACAAGGTGggggtgagagatgaggctggcaGGGCAAACAGGCGCCCAGTCAGGGAGGGCTGTGGAAGCCATGAGGAGGGGGCTGGACTTTACCGTGGGCAGGAGGGCCCCAGGAGGGAGAGGCACGCTCCAATGTCCATTTTATAAAGATGGCCTGGGTGGTATGCAGAGGTTGTGTTGGAGGAGGCGTAGGACTGCGTTGGGAGGCTTTAGAAGATAATCCAGGTGGCAGATGATGGGGCCAGAACCAGGGCAAGGACCATGGGGTGGATGAGGCCCAACGGAAGAGGGGTTGGGGAGACACAGTTCAGTCACTCACTCATTCCTTCTTCCAACAGATAGTTAATGACCTCCTGTttaatgtgccaggcaccatcctAGGGCTGGGGACGCCCACGTGAGCAAGACTGCCTTTATGGAGCTTATAGGCAAGAGGGGGTCTGTAGACATTCAGTTAATAATGAGATATGCAATTGTAACTGTGCTAACTGCGACAGAGTTCAGCATGCAGACAGCACCCAGGAAGGATCCCTTAacaaagtgacatttaagctaagACCTAAAATAGGTATCAGCTTAgctcagagggagagaggagagcaaggaaagcagagagaacagcatgtacaaaggtcCTGGGACAGGAAACAGGAACTGGGAAAAGGCCAGTGTGGCAGTACATGGTGATTGAGAGGGAGAAGGTGGAAACGTAGGCAGAAGCCAGCTCTTCCTGGGCTGTGAGCTGTGAAGTGACAACATCAGAGTTTCTGTGAAAAAGATCACAGAGACACTACACCAACACAAGGCTCTTATGCAGAGGCCCAAGACCTACTCTCCCCTCCAGGCAATTCCAGAGAATAAGGACCCTCCGTTTTAGCCCCACCCCCAGTGTAGTTGGGGGCCCAGCGGTCCCACCTCCCAGAGAACACAAGGTGCCTGGCACTGGGCCCCGTGAGTGCAGCCGAGGCTGTGGGTGTGGGGCGGCCCAGGGCCAGCTGGGACTCGCACAGCCACCAGTCGGGCAGCCTGGGTCCAAACAGCACCTGAACAGCCATCCCTGTTcttccaccccacccaccccttccCAGCTCTGGGAATGCCTTGGGCACATAGCTTCTCTCTTTGGGAAACCACGAGGGAAAAAAAGTGTCCCTGGCGAGCTCCAACTTGGAGTGGGCTATTTTGCACCTCCCTGCCCTCTTGGGTACACACACATGCCCTGCCTGTGCTTGGGCCCTGAGGCACAGCATGCTAAGCAGGTTTAGGTCACCAGAAGGCTAGTAGCAGCCACATGCCCCACTTCTGGATTGGGATTCCAGAAGGCGGTGCCAGGCCCTCACTCCACCTTCATTCAGAGCATTGGTGTCAAGAAAAGAAGCTGCTTCGGAGCAGAAGAGTGGTCAGGACTATCGAACCAGAGGCTGCGAGCTGCAGGGCTGGTGCTgagaaggggtgggagagaggtAGGAGGATTCTAGAACTATCTCCTCATGTCTACTCAGCTGTGTGTCTCCAAGAGGAGACACTGCCCCGACCTCAGgagctcccccacccctcccggGACACAACCTTCCTGGCACAGCAATCTCCACCTCATCTGAGGACCCAAGGAAAGGGACAGTGACCCAGGAAAGGGTACCTCCCAGCAGGAGTCTCACGCTCTTCCTGATGGAGCATCATTCTTACTATTTTCCCCTTCATAGAGCTGACTTCAGAAATACTGTTTCTATCAAATAAATCGGATGTATTAAAGTAAAAACCcatttgtttttccagtttttattaaTTACAGGCCCGCCGATGTGATCATGTTGGGTTGACAGCTGCTCTTTTAGTTGAATGATGTGGCCTTGCTAAGAAAAATGCGGAGCTGGAATCAGGCTTTTAGAAATACAGAACGTGGTGTGAAGTGCTGTGTGATCACCCCCAGAGACCCCAGGCTGGGAGCCCCTATTGTAGGATCCTGGCAGGGTGGGTGGAGGAAAGAGGGCAGATTTGGAAAacatggaaggagggaaggcttCTCGAAGGAGGAGGGCTATTGGCCAGAACCAGCTGAAGGACAAAGCAGGGGCTCACCCCACGTGCATGGGGCCTCAGGGCTCTGCAGCCTCCTTCTTACAGAAGATGTCGCTTGATCTTAGCTCTGTGAGGggattttatggatgaagaagctgaggtctGCGAATTTAAGTGACAAACCCAGAGCCACACAACCAGTTCTTTGCCCAGCTAGAGCTAGAGCCCTTTGCTGCAGGCACAGAGAGCGAAGAAGCCATGGTTGGGTTAGGGCAAAAAAtatcttcattcactcattcactccgCCCATTTTTACTGAGCTCTTACAATGTGCCAAGCTGAGCTGGATCCAGGGGAGAATAAAACAGACACAGCTTCAGGCCCCACAGAGTTGGGAACACAGAGAGTAAGCAGTCACACAAATGACTACCTGATTCTAACTGAGGGAATGGCCCTGCAGGAGAGGTACAGGAGCCATGACGGGGCAGCCCGGGCTCCCACCTAGGCTGGACGTGGGCAGGTAGTGTTGGTTCTCGGgaggttcccccccccccccccccccccgccccgggaaATGATATTTACATGACAAAAAAGGGAAGTGCACAGGGCAGGTGGCAACGGGAAAAAGCAGTGGAAAAATGGGCGGAGAAAGGGGGCGTGTCCGAGCTGTGGCACTCGCCtaactctccctctctttctctccctctctctgtctctccctctctctccctctaggccttggccctgccccagccccctgccGGCTGAGCCCTTGCTGCCATTTGGGGAGCCTCCGAGACGAGCTGCCCAGTTACGCCTCCTTCCCCCCTCCCGCCCCATCCCTTCTCCCCTCCGACTGGCCACGCCTCCCAGGGCCCTTCCTGCCCCGTCTCCCCGCAGAGCAGCAGTTCCCAGGGTCCTCCAAGCCAGAACCTCTGCTCCCAGGACCCGCGTGCCCCTCAGCGGCCCGCCACTTTCCGGGGATTCCCCTGTTGACCGAGCTGGGACAGGAGGCTGGTGAGGGGCTCCGGCTCTTGTCCCTGAGGCCGGAGGTAAAGTCCGATCCCACGATGGGGTCAAAGGGGCACCTGGATCCCAGGGAGGGCTTCTCCTCGGAGATGCACGGACCCAAAACTGGGGAGGAAAGCCCTGTGTCCCCCAATCTGGAGAACTTCAAAGCAGTGTGGCCCTTGGATCCTCCTTAACTGGGGAGGAAGATGTCAGGTGGGGGGCTCCCCCCaaactctctccctcctcttgtcTACCTCCTTTCTGGCTTTGCACCTTCCCTGGCTGGAGACAGGTTTAAACTGCAGGAGGATCTGAAGGGCTGGTGTTGGACCCAAGGGGATTGGAGGCCATTGCAGGGAAGGAGCATAAATGGGGATGAGTAAAACTGAGATGGATGCCCCGTCCCCTCCCACCAAATTGCTAATCAGATTAAGGAGACAATCTTAATCTAGACTTTTTTTGAGAGAATAAGGTTTCCATCATGTGAAGGCCCGCAGACCGGCCTACTGAGGGGTGTTAAGAGTCTAGGAGGGGGCAGGTCAGGAGTTGTTTGTTCCTGAGTCTCAGGGCAAGTCCTTTCTTCTCTGGGGCCCATGTCCCTTATCCAAGTTAAGCTCTCAGTCCCTCTGCTGCCCCTCCATGCTCTTCTCTCCCATCCTGATTTCTGTGACCCTGGGAGCTCCATCCCGAGCAGGCGCTCCcttctgcctccatttccccCAGACGCAAGCAGGTGGGGGAGGAAGGGCGTGGCCTCCTCAGCTCTGGAGTACTCCACTGCAGACCAGGAATAAAATGCCCTTGGCAAACTGCCCTCTTGACTGACCACCCCCTGCGGCATTCCTGCTGCCCTCTGATGTGGTGTGAAGCTAGACAACCACCCAAGATTCCCGACGGGGAAGGGGCAAGGGGGGCTTGGGAGGAGGGCCTGAGGCCtggacagaagaggaaatcaagcCGCCAGCATCCTCCCTCCTGCTGCCATCGTCTCCCAGAGAGAAAGGCTGAAAGAAGCTGTGGCCCATGAAGCCACCTGGGCCATTGGGAATCCAGCTTCAAGGAAAGAACTTAGGAACAGAGCAGGGGTCTTTACAGATGGCCCTCAGACCCCTGCCATGGACTGCTGAGCAGAGCTCTAAGGGGCTGGGGTGAAAGAAGGCCTTGACAGAGATCCCTCCTCCTCTGAAGCATcgtggctgggggtgggaggatgagagacagacagagagagagaccaagGAAATGCTAACAgagaagaatgttccaggagCCAAGGCGATTGAACCATGTTGCTCTCCTATCTCTTGGCGGTCAATTACAGGCTTAGGATTTGTCTCCACCTCCTTTCTATGAGGGGGAGCAGGAACTAAGGAGGCACAGAGGGTCCCTTTGTCCCTGTCCCTCATCCAAGGAGTAGGTGTGCGTCCATCTCCCGGGGCTTCCCCTGCATTTTGCTTTCTGCTGCCCCTCAGTCATCTTTGTGGCTGATGCATCATTCCCACAAATGGAATAGGGAAGGAGAaacccagagcagggcagggttAGACCCTCACCCACAGAAAGGGTGAGATGAGCAAGGAGCCCAGCCCCTGGATTTCCAAGCTGGATGTAGGCCAGGAGAAAGGATCTATGAGTTCTTCATCTCAGTCTCCTTCCCTCACCCCGGATGCCAAAAAAAGGGGACCTCAGAGTCTCTCTCCCAGGAGATCCCAGGGGCTACAGAGAAAACTGCTTCTCACCTGCTCCCAAAGCTGCAGGCCCATCCCCAGCCCTGTGGGAAGGACAAACCCCCAGGCCGGGGCTTTCCCGTCACCCTGCCCAGTTTGCGACAACAAAGACCTAGTGTTGTCTGCTCCAGCACAAAGAGCTAGATCCCActgtgctggggcctggggccctgTTCAGAGAGACCAACCCCAGGGACAGGGGCCCATACTGGGGACCACCCATGCACCCCCAGCCCGACCCCTCCTCCTCGTCAGTTGCTCCTGGTTGCCTGCCCCCGGCATTTCAGGCAGGGAACAGTGCTATGCGGTGACTATTCTAAAATTTCCCTTGGGAGTGGGTGAAGCCAGGAGACTGGAAGCTCAGCTCCGGAGGACATAAACTTCCGGGAGGTGCGCTCTGCTTTAGACAACAGAACCGAGTAGAGCAGTTTCTCAACTtgggcactattgacattttgggctgtaGAAATTTTGTTGTcaggagctgtcctgtgcacttCAGGACGTTTAGTACATCGCTGGCCTCTAGATACCAGTAACATCCTCCCCCACCAGACATTGTCCCTGGTTGGGAATCACTTAAAGTGGAGAATGGCTTCAGCAAGTCCAGATGTTCTGGCAAAGATGGGACTCAGGCTCCAGCAGCATGAACTGTCGGTTTTCCACATTGCAAGAGTGCCCTCTGGTGGCCAGAGTCCATACCAGCGATCAGAAGAGCTCAGAGCCCTGACTAGGCTCCAGGGGCAGAACCCATAGTGGGCTTGGTTTGAGGCATCTTGGAGTCTtctgaggggaggaagggggttGCAGGATAAAAAGATTTTAGGAGAGGGggcagcccgtggccgagtgattaagttcgcgcgctccgcttccgcagccccggagttttgccggttgggatccttggtgcagacgtggcaccgctcatcaggccatgctgaggcggtgccccacatagctcaaccagaAAGAcgtacaactggaatatacagctatgtgctggggggctttggggagaagaagaagaagaaggaaaaaagactggcaacagatgttagctcaggtgccaatctttaaaaaaaaaacattttaagagaaCGCTCCCATTTCAAACCCCCTTTGCAAATCATGGAGTGTTCAGCAGAGGATCAACAGGTCTCAGGTGACACCAGACTGCAGGATGTCAGTTCCTCTGCTACAATCAGGTGCAGCCATCAACTCTAGACGGCACACCCTTTGGCCACCTGTGGCTGTCACCCTCACTTGGGAGGAGCATGGAGTGGACACTCAGCCATCTTCTAGGAGCAGTGGGACCCACAACAAAACACAGCGAAGTCAGCTCACCAgccacccctgcccctgggccCTCGGCTCTCTCACACAAGGTGGGGCAGACGCACTCACGGGTTGAAGCAGAGTTTTAGGGGTCAGACCCCTAGGCTTCGTGAGTTGTAGACTGGTAGGAGCTGGGAGGGACCTTTGAGATCATCCAGTTCAACCCCCTAATTTTACAGgccaacagagagagagggacttGTTCAAAACCAtacatgtagaaaacccaaatttagaatataaatttgCTAATTATCAGTTAATGTTCTTTCCATCTCACCATAATCATTTGGATTGAGAGTTTAAGAGGCCCTTAAAATTCCTTAGAAATAAGAGTATATTATATGTTGAGAAGGAATACATATTTCTCTGTGGTTTTTAATATGAccatatagcaaatatttttctttttgtctgcaaTTTGGCACTTGATTACGTATTGTCTGGTGCTGTCCCTTAATTGTCTGATGTACATTAAAAATTTGTCCCCAtactgcttcggcagcccagggttagccagttcggatcccgggtgtggacatggcaccacttggcaagccatgctgtggcaggcgtcccacatataaagtagaggaagatggagacagatgttagctcaggaccagtcttcctcaaaaaaaaaaaaaaaaaaaaaagaggaggatcggtagcagatgttagctcagggctaatcttcctaaaaaaaaaatgtgtcccCATAAAGCCAGTATTCTCAGGGTGCCAGCATACACTTATTAAATGGAAGAGGTTTTGTCCTTAAAACACTTGATTAGCATGTGGAAGAGCCTTggagacttaaaaacaaaaaccaaagcaaaGTATTTGCTGCCCTGAATTGTTGATGGCAGTGAGGGTAATCTCTACCCGCTCCCATTTTGTCTCTACTGAGGACCCTgacaagaggggagaaaaaaattcaagtacCATATATGTTATGCACacaatatatgcatttatatgtacacacacacatatatatatttcaaccaacatttcttaaatacctaccatgtgccaaacaCGGTGCCACCGGGTACTGAGGTGCAGGGTAcctgtcccttttttttttttttttttttgtgaggaagattggccctgagctaacatctgttgccaatcttcctctttttgcttgaggaagatggtcactgagctaacatctgtgccaatcttcctctgttttatgtgggatgcctccacagtgtggcttgacgagcagtgctaggtctgtgcctgggatctgaacctgcaaacactGGGCTGTcgagtggagcgcacaaacttaaccactacatcactgggctggccgcaGGGTACCTGTCCTTAAGAAGCTGCAGTATCACAGACAGTGTGTTGGAAGTCAGTGCATTGCATAGAAAGTAGGCAAGTTTGCATGCGAGATGGGGGCGGGGTGGCGGGGTGGGGCCTTGGCAGTCACACAGGGGACTGAGGACAGAGCCCTTGAGAGGGAAGATGGCTTCATAAATGTTCAACGcctaatttaaatataaattttgtttagTATTCAAGCTCCTTTAAAATACCTAGAAGTAAATCTTAAGAAGTCATGTCATCCCCAAACACAGAAAGCCAGGCCATTTATGTGCCAGTTGCTTATAAAGTTATCCAAACACATATACAATTCTGTGCTCACTGTTTTCATCGCCTATACTCCCTAAACACTTCACCGTGCATTTATAGCTGGCGTTGATCATCTTAACCACAGCAGAACCCTCTGTCGTATTGGTACGGCTCATATTTAACCATCACCTGTCGGTGGTCTTTTAGGTTGTTTCTTGTTATTTGCtgtgtaaataaaatgtttcaaaacctTTGTACattgttaaaattcttttctcttcttaaattaATTCCTTGAGATAAATTTTCAGGGGTGAAATAACTGGGTCaaaaattatgacattttaaTGGCTTTAGATACATATTGCCCAACTGTCCTCCGAAAGggttagattttaaaaagccacatttACGCTCCACTTACTATGAGCCAGCCTCGTCGTCAGTGCTCATCCCATTCCCACAGCGGCTTGAGGAACTAGGCGCTATCAtcatcccattttccagatgaggagatTGAGGTGTGGGGAGGGAAAACAACCTGCTTGGGGCCATATTCCCTCCAAGCGCTGGAGCCCCACCCGGTTCAGATAAGCAACTGGCTTCATCATTTGTGCCTTGCGCGCGCCTGCGATGCCACCTGCAAAGGCGGTGtcctcctggagcctcagcaGCTGCCACCTTTCCCCACCTTCTCCCACTTTCATGAACAAGAGTAACTGTTACATCAGCACTGTCTTCTTCGGGACGTCTTTAGCAAACGGTCAGGAAAACTGaacagttttttggtttgtttttaagattggcacctgagctaacatccgttgccaatctttctttttcccttcttgccccccaaccccagtacatagttgtatgttttagttgtaggtccttctagttctgctatgtgggacgccgcctcagcatggcctgatgaacggttctaggtctgtgcccaggatccgaaccagcaaaatcctgggccttggaagtggagcacgagaacttaaccagtaggccacagggcctgccccccAAACTGAGCATTTTTATGCTCATTTATTACTTATCATTTGGACTTTCCTGCTGTAAAATTGAGAACTAGGACTACCTCActcataaaagatattttaaattcatattatGGCCAGctaaggatggagggaggaaatAGGGATAGgcgaagaaggaggaaggaaaaagagagcttTTCAGAAAGTTCTGAGGAAACAGGGGAAGAAAAGGCTCTAGGCACCAGGCCAGGCATTACTTACCTCGTTTAGtgttaaaaaggtaaattatttttataaggaccccccccccccagtcacTTGGGTTGAGAGCTGTTATTTCCATTTGAAATGTTAATACTATAGCTAGTTAATACTGTCTGTAATTTTTTCAATGCTTTGTCCTTAGCCTTTCAGAGGATCAGACCAGTCAGGGCAAGTCACCAGGGGAAAACCGAGCGAGCACAGCAGCAATTAC of the Equus quagga isolate Etosha38 chromosome 13, UCLA_HA_Equagga_1.0, whole genome shotgun sequence genome contains:
- the ETV3L gene encoding ETS translocation variant 3-like protein isoform X1 → MHCSCLAEGVPAIAGNSWISGLAFPDWAYKAESSPGSRQIQLWHFILELLQKEEFRHVIAWQQGEYGEFVIKDPDEVARLWGRRKCKPQMNYDKLSRALRYYYNKRILHKTKGKRFTYKFNFSKLIVVNYPLWEVWAPPSPHLLLGTPALFRPALVPMGVQSELLHSMLFTHRAMVEQLAGQRTPGGLPEASGDKKGSSSLVHQGGARPSLHLHSEHWCQEKKLLRSRRVVRTIEPEAASCRAGAEKGWERGLGPAPAPCRLSPCCHLGSLRDELPSYASFPPPAPSLLPSDWPRLPGPFLPRLPAEQQFPGSSKPEPLLPGPACPSAARHFPGIPLLTELGQEAGEGLRLLSLRPEVKSDPTMGSKGHLDPREGFSSEMHGPKTGEESPVSPNLENFKAVWPLDPP